One genomic region from Myxococcales bacterium encodes:
- a CDS encoding DUF1993 domain-containing protein → MNAADNMAQFAKALRNIERWLDKAAAHAEAKKYDVNNLMMMRLAPDQYPFVRQVQATCDSAKYAAAYLAGQQAPSHPDTEKTMAELRQRIATCVGYLEGFKAEDFAGASERKVSPAWMAPKWLSGEHYLNQLATPNFYFHMATAYSILRHAGVDVGKTDFIGNIPVKEG, encoded by the coding sequence ATGAACGCTGCAGACAACATGGCTCAGTTCGCAAAGGCCCTCCGCAACATCGAACGCTGGCTCGACAAGGCCGCGGCCCACGCAGAGGCGAAGAAGTACGACGTCAACAACCTGATGATGATGCGCCTCGCGCCCGATCAGTACCCCTTCGTGCGGCAGGTGCAGGCCACGTGTGACTCGGCGAAGTACGCGGCCGCCTACCTGGCGGGCCAGCAGGCGCCCTCACACCCGGACACCGAGAAGACGATGGCCGAGCTGCGCCAGCGCATCGCGACCTGCGTTGGCTACCTCGAGGGCTTCAAGGCGGAGGACTTTGCCGGCGCCTCCGAGCGCAAGGTCTCGCCCGCGTGGATGGCCCCCAAGTGGCTAAGCGGCGAGCACTACCTGAACCAGCTCGCGACGCCGAACTTCTACTTCCACATGGCGACCGCCTACTCGATCCTGCGACACGCAGGGGTCGACGTCGGCAAGACCGACTTCATCGGCAACATCCCCGTCAAGGAAGGCTGA
- a CDS encoding thioredoxin family protein gives MRGAFVITTCPDFDLPGTDGKSHSLADFKSPLLVVIVSCNHCPYVVAYEGRMVSIARAFMARGVDFVAVNANDATRYPEDAMEPMVKRAKERGFPFPYLRDDSQAFVRALGARFTPEVFVFDASRALRYHGRIDDNHRDEANAKSHDLTDALEALLAGTTPPVLETTPVGCSVKWK, from the coding sequence CTGAGAGGAGCCTTCGTGATCACAACCTGTCCCGACTTCGACCTCCCCGGCACCGACGGCAAGAGCCACTCGCTCGCCGACTTCAAAAGCCCGCTGCTCGTCGTCATCGTGTCGTGCAACCACTGCCCCTACGTGGTGGCGTACGAAGGCCGCATGGTCTCTATCGCGCGGGCGTTCATGGCGCGGGGCGTCGACTTCGTCGCCGTCAACGCCAACGACGCGACGCGCTACCCCGAAGACGCGATGGAGCCCATGGTCAAGCGCGCCAAGGAGCGCGGGTTTCCGTTTCCGTATTTGCGCGATGACAGCCAGGCGTTCGTGCGCGCCCTCGGAGCGCGGTTCACACCCGAGGTCTTCGTCTTCGACGCCTCGCGCGCGCTCCGCTACCACGGCCGCATCGACGACAACCACCGCGATGAGGCCAACGCAAAGAGTCACGACCTGACCGACGCGCTCGAAGCTTTGCTCGCCGGGACCACGCCCCCGGTCCTCGAGACGACGCCCGTCGGCTGCAGCGTGAAGTGGAAGTGA
- a CDS encoding M20/M25/M40 family metallo-hydrolase: protein MQAGDSVAKWLADKAQAMEASLVPLVHINSYTENAEGGRTMGERLKDDLFAIAGVSAEIVTSTRFADHLVFRTEGRAGAAPIALVGHLDTVFPPGTFEGYRRDGDLARGPGVLDMKGGLVVIAYALRAIAETVGLAAVSPLRLVIVADEEVGSPEGQGVIVRAAAGAGAALVFEAGRKADAIITRRKGTGAMKAVAHGKAAHAGNNHKEGANAIWALARFIDAAQKRTDYERGVTVNVGRIAGGESKNTVPDRAEANLDIRFETQADAERLVADLTAAGHLASADVPGTLLELTGGVSRLPLERTDASALLMQEYGRAATLAGLGAGEASLIGGGSDASTTSAMGIPSIDGLGPRGTGFHTKDELSELSTFVPKAEALARFLVGRALP from the coding sequence ATGCAAGCTGGAGATTCGGTCGCCAAGTGGCTCGCGGACAAGGCCCAAGCGATGGAGGCGTCGCTCGTCCCGCTGGTTCACATCAACTCGTACACCGAGAACGCCGAAGGTGGCCGCACCATGGGCGAGCGACTCAAAGACGATCTCTTCGCCATCGCGGGCGTGTCGGCCGAGATCGTCACGAGCACGCGTTTCGCCGATCACCTCGTCTTTCGGACCGAAGGGCGCGCGGGCGCGGCGCCCATCGCCCTCGTGGGGCACCTCGACACGGTCTTTCCGCCGGGCACCTTTGAGGGCTATCGGCGCGACGGCGATCTCGCCCGCGGGCCGGGCGTCCTCGACATGAAGGGCGGCCTCGTGGTCATCGCCTACGCGCTCCGCGCCATTGCCGAGACCGTCGGTCTCGCCGCCGTGTCGCCGCTGCGCCTCGTGATCGTGGCCGACGAGGAGGTCGGCTCGCCGGAAGGGCAGGGCGTCATCGTCCGCGCGGCGGCCGGCGCCGGCGCGGCGCTCGTTTTCGAGGCCGGTCGCAAGGCTGACGCGATCATCACGCGGCGCAAGGGCACCGGCGCCATGAAGGCGGTGGCGCACGGCAAAGCGGCGCATGCCGGCAACAACCACAAGGAGGGGGCGAACGCCATCTGGGCGCTCGCGCGCTTCATCGACGCGGCGCAGAAGAGGACCGACTACGAGCGCGGCGTCACGGTCAACGTGGGGCGCATCGCCGGCGGCGAGAGCAAGAACACCGTTCCCGATCGCGCCGAGGCCAACCTCGACATCCGCTTCGAAACGCAGGCCGACGCCGAGCGCCTCGTGGCTGATCTCACGGCGGCTGGGCACCTCGCGAGCGCCGATGTGCCGGGCACATTGCTCGAGTTGACGGGCGGCGTGTCGCGCTTGCCCCTCGAGCGCACGGACGCGAGCGCGCTCCTGATGCAAGAGTACGGTCGCGCCGCGACGCTCGCGGGCCTCGGCGCCGGCGAAGCGTCGCTCATCGGCGGCGGCTCCGACGCGAGCACCACGAGCGCCATGGGCATTCCGTCGATCGACGGCCTTGGCCCGCGCGGCACGGGATTTCACACGAAAGACGAGCTGAGCGAGCTCTCGACGTTCGTACCCAAGGCGGAAGCGTTGGCGCGTTTCTTAGTGGGACGTGCTCTTCCGTAG
- the argB gene encoding acetylglutamate kinase, whose protein sequence is MTAPVVLKLGGEVVAGPHLEAIAADVAELASSGVPVVVVHGGGPQATDLQKRLGQTPNIVAGRRITDTETLDVMKMTVAGKVNVDLCAALVAAGGKPVGLHGASSRVVEAVKRPPKVMAGAGPEPIDFGHVGDVVGVNRDLVALLLGHGYTPVIACLGADAAGHVFNINADTVANRLAVALDARALVLITDVPGVLRDIADLTTRIPKLTRAEARAAIESGVITKGMIPKVEESFAAITDGVRAVHIVGRIARGDLAREARTPGSVGTVLVE, encoded by the coding sequence GTGACGGCACCGGTTGTTCTCAAGCTCGGCGGCGAGGTCGTCGCCGGCCCGCACCTCGAGGCCATCGCCGCCGACGTCGCAGAGCTCGCGTCGAGCGGCGTTCCCGTCGTCGTCGTCCACGGCGGCGGGCCACAAGCCACCGATCTCCAAAAGCGCCTGGGCCAGACGCCCAACATCGTCGCTGGCCGGCGCATCACCGACACCGAGACCCTCGACGTCATGAAGATGACCGTCGCCGGCAAGGTCAACGTCGACTTGTGCGCCGCGCTCGTCGCGGCCGGTGGCAAGCCCGTTGGCTTGCACGGTGCGAGCTCGCGCGTCGTCGAGGCCGTGAAGCGACCGCCGAAGGTGATGGCCGGCGCAGGGCCCGAGCCCATCGACTTCGGCCACGTCGGCGACGTCGTCGGCGTCAACCGCGATCTCGTGGCGCTGCTCTTGGGCCACGGCTACACGCCCGTCATCGCGTGCCTCGGCGCCGACGCCGCGGGTCACGTGTTCAACATCAACGCCGACACGGTGGCCAACCGGCTCGCCGTCGCCCTCGACGCGCGCGCCCTCGTGCTCATCACCGATGTCCCCGGCGTGCTGCGCGACATCGCCGACCTGACGACGCGCATCCCCAAGCTCACGCGCGCCGAGGCGCGCGCCGCCATCGAGAGCGGCGTCATCACCAAGGGCATGATCCCCAAGGTGGAGGAGTCCTTCGCCGCCATCACCGACGGCGTCCGCGCCGTGCACATCGTCGGCCGCATCGCGCGGGGCGATCTGGCGCGCGAGGCGCGCACGCCGGGCAGCGTCGGCACCGTCTTGGTCGAGTAA
- the deoC gene encoding deoxyribose-phosphate aldolase codes for MATPTPVDQVAVEERAAALAKRSIKAKAKVSGLRLAVQMMDLTTLEGKDTAGKVRQMCIKALRPLDRDPTVGPCAAVCVYPNLVSVAKKAVAGSTVKVASVATAFPSGQSPLDVKLDDVRRAVEFGADEIDMVIDRGAMLSGDYGKVFDEIAAIKEACGEAHLKVILETGELGTYDVVRKASEIAINAGGDFIKTSTGKITPAATPPVTLVMLEVIRDHFYATGRLIGMKPAGGIRTAKQALHYLVLVKETLGDAWLTPDLFRFGASTLLNDVLMQLEKERTGNYQAAEDFSKD; via the coding sequence ATGGCGACGCCAACGCCCGTCGACCAGGTCGCCGTCGAAGAGCGCGCCGCGGCCCTCGCGAAGCGGTCCATCAAGGCCAAGGCGAAGGTCTCCGGCCTTCGCCTCGCGGTCCAGATGATGGACCTGACGACGCTCGAGGGGAAAGACACCGCCGGCAAGGTGCGCCAGATGTGCATCAAGGCGCTCCGGCCCCTCGACCGTGATCCCACGGTGGGCCCCTGCGCCGCCGTCTGCGTGTACCCGAACCTCGTCAGCGTCGCGAAGAAGGCCGTCGCCGGCTCCACGGTGAAGGTCGCCAGCGTCGCCACCGCCTTCCCGAGCGGCCAGTCGCCACTCGACGTGAAGCTCGACGACGTGCGCCGCGCCGTCGAGTTCGGCGCCGACGAGATCGACATGGTCATCGATCGGGGAGCGATGCTCTCCGGCGACTACGGCAAGGTCTTCGACGAGATCGCCGCCATCAAGGAAGCCTGCGGCGAGGCGCACCTCAAGGTCATCCTCGAGACCGGCGAGCTTGGCACCTACGACGTCGTGCGAAAGGCGAGCGAGATCGCCATCAACGCCGGCGGCGACTTCATCAAGACGTCGACCGGCAAGATCACGCCCGCGGCGACGCCGCCCGTCACCTTGGTGATGCTCGAGGTGATCCGCGATCACTTCTACGCGACGGGACGCCTCATCGGCATGAAGCCCGCCGGCGGAATCCGCACGGCGAAACAAGCGCTCCACTACCTGGTGCTCGTCAAAGAGACGCTCGGCGACGCGTGGCTGACGCCCGATCTGTTCCGCTTCGGCGCGAGCACGTTGCTCAACGACGTCTTGATGCAGCTCGAGAAAGAGCGCACCGGCAACTACCAAGCGGCAGAAGACTTCTCCAAGGATTGA
- a CDS encoding PilT/PilU family type 4a pilus ATPase: protein MHLRVGDPPIYRVRGAAGAPQIRSVDPEDTIAICAFIVQDSDLRQQLDRIQEYDTSFALPGIARFRVNIYRQRGSLSLVLRIIPGDVPTLDGLGLPKVIRTIAENERGLVLVTGATGSGKSSTLAAMIRHINETRRVHIVTIEDPIEFLHKNEKASITQREVGPDTKNFNVALRAALRQDPDVILVGEIRDAESVDIALKASETGHMVYSTIHTTDATKTIGRILAMFPPEEQNVVRFRLADALRATVSQRLLPRSDGKGRVVACEIMTVTGTIQDYLRDPTKSSGIKDLIEKGRSQYGMQSFDQHLVELYKANVISHEVAMAASSNPSDFQRNLAFE, encoded by the coding sequence ATCCACCTGCGCGTTGGCGACCCGCCCATTTATCGAGTGCGCGGCGCCGCCGGCGCGCCTCAAATACGATCGGTTGACCCCGAAGACACGATCGCGATCTGCGCGTTCATCGTTCAGGACTCGGATCTGCGCCAGCAGCTCGACCGCATTCAGGAGTACGACACGAGCTTCGCGCTGCCGGGCATCGCTCGGTTTCGCGTGAACATCTATCGGCAGCGGGGCTCGCTCTCGCTCGTCTTGCGCATCATCCCCGGCGACGTACCGACGCTCGATGGGCTCGGTCTCCCCAAGGTCATTCGCACCATCGCCGAAAACGAGCGCGGCTTGGTCCTCGTGACGGGCGCCACCGGCTCGGGCAAGTCGTCGACGTTGGCGGCGATGATCCGGCACATCAACGAGACGCGGCGCGTCCACATCGTGACCATCGAAGATCCCATCGAGTTCCTTCACAAGAACGAGAAGGCCTCGATCACGCAGCGCGAAGTGGGCCCCGACACGAAGAACTTCAACGTGGCGCTCCGCGCCGCGCTCCGGCAGGACCCCGACGTGATCCTCGTCGGCGAGATCCGCGACGCCGAGTCCGTCGACATCGCGCTCAAGGCCTCCGAGACGGGCCACATGGTCTACTCCACCATTCACACGACGGACGCGACGAAGACCATCGGTCGCATCCTCGCGATGTTTCCGCCCGAGGAGCAGAACGTGGTGCGGTTCCGCCTCGCCGACGCGCTCCGGGCCACCGTCTCGCAGCGCCTCCTTCCGCGGTCCGACGGCAAAGGCCGCGTCGTCGCCTGCGAGATCATGACCGTCACCGGCACGATCCAGGACTACCTCCGCGATCCGACGAAGAGCTCCGGCATCAAGGATCTCATCGAGAAGGGCCGCTCCCAATACGGCATGCAGTCGTTCGACCAGCACTTGGTCGAGCTCTACAAGGCCAACGTCATCAGCCACGAAGTGGCGATGGCCGCCTCGAGCAACCCGAGCGACTTCCAGCGGAACCTCGCGTTCGAGTGA
- a CDS encoding flap endonuclease, which yields MRVHLVDGTFELYRAHFSPRPSRTAPDGRDVKAAVGVVEQLLTLLGEADEAVTHLAVAFDNPIRSFRNELYDGYKSDEGVPPELRAQFDLVEELVGALGVRVWSMRDFEADDALATAAHVYAPVAEQIRILSPDKDLMQCVSDGEAGRARVVVVDRIRKTVVDEAGVVAKWGVGPGAIASLLALTGDSADGFPGLPGFGAKTAAALLSAFGTLEAIPDDPAKWPKAVRGAERLAKIFAASRAEVSLYRTLATLRTDAPIDADADALRVGALGGPALAALCQKLGAERVSERADTLRRPV from the coding sequence GTGCGCGTCCACCTCGTCGACGGAACCTTTGAGCTCTATCGCGCCCACTTCTCGCCGCGTCCGTCCCGCACGGCGCCCGATGGCCGCGACGTGAAGGCCGCCGTGGGCGTCGTCGAACAGCTCCTCACGCTGCTTGGCGAAGCCGACGAAGCGGTGACGCACCTGGCCGTCGCCTTCGACAACCCCATTCGCTCCTTTCGGAACGAGCTCTACGACGGCTACAAGAGCGACGAAGGCGTCCCGCCGGAGCTGCGGGCGCAGTTCGACCTCGTCGAAGAGCTCGTCGGCGCGCTCGGCGTGCGCGTCTGGTCGATGCGCGACTTCGAGGCCGACGACGCGCTCGCGACGGCCGCGCACGTCTACGCGCCTGTCGCTGAGCAGATTCGGATCCTCTCGCCTGACAAGGATCTCATGCAGTGCGTGTCCGACGGGGAAGCCGGCCGTGCACGCGTGGTGGTCGTGGATCGCATTCGCAAGACCGTCGTCGACGAGGCCGGCGTGGTCGCAAAGTGGGGCGTGGGGCCAGGCGCCATCGCGTCGCTTTTGGCCCTCACCGGTGACTCGGCCGATGGCTTCCCGGGCCTCCCGGGCTTCGGCGCAAAGACGGCGGCGGCATTGCTCTCCGCCTTCGGCACGCTCGAAGCGATCCCCGACGACCCCGCCAAGTGGCCCAAGGCCGTGCGCGGCGCCGAGCGTCTCGCAAAAATCTTCGCGGCGAGTCGCGCCGAGGTGTCGCTCTACCGCACCTTGGCGACGCTTCGGACCGACGCGCCCATCGACGCAGACGCGGACGCGCTTCGCGTGGGCGCCCTCGGGGGACCCGCCCTCGCGGCGCTGTGTCAGAAGCTCGGCGCAGAGCGCGTCAGCGAGCGGGCCGACACGCTCCGTCGTCCCGTGTAG
- a CDS encoding aldehyde dehydrogenase family protein yields MFVGGAFVRSESGRYFQVKSAHSEGDADPETVNVPRGSRKDVRDAVLAAKNAEAGWAARTAYNRGQILYRLAEVLESRAGELEASLVRSGVTAKAAAAEVAATVDRAVYYAGFSDKFYALLASSNPVAGPHFGFSVPEPLGVVAAIAPRRPALLGLAAVALPIACGGNVCVVLSSDEDPRTAVIFSECLATSDMPGGVVNVLTGHAKELGPVMAKHREVFGFDVWTEDDALSKTIEELGSDNVKRVKVHKAMPLAAWLDDSKGQGLSWIERYLETKTVWHPVGI; encoded by the coding sequence ATGTTCGTCGGCGGCGCCTTCGTGCGCTCCGAGTCGGGACGGTATTTCCAAGTGAAGAGCGCGCACAGCGAAGGGGACGCCGATCCGGAGACGGTGAACGTGCCGCGCGGCTCGCGCAAAGACGTCCGCGACGCGGTCTTGGCCGCGAAAAACGCCGAGGCCGGCTGGGCCGCGCGGACGGCCTACAACCGCGGGCAGATCCTCTACCGCCTCGCCGAGGTGCTCGAGTCGCGCGCCGGTGAGCTCGAGGCGTCGCTCGTGCGCAGCGGCGTCACGGCCAAGGCCGCCGCGGCGGAGGTCGCCGCGACCGTCGACCGTGCGGTGTATTATGCAGGCTTCTCCGACAAGTTCTACGCGCTCTTGGCGTCGTCGAACCCCGTCGCGGGGCCGCACTTCGGCTTCAGCGTCCCTGAGCCGCTGGGCGTCGTGGCGGCCATCGCGCCGCGGCGGCCGGCGCTCCTCGGTCTCGCGGCGGTGGCTCTCCCCATCGCCTGCGGCGGCAACGTCTGCGTCGTGCTCTCGAGCGACGAAGATCCGCGCACCGCGGTCATCTTCTCCGAGTGCCTCGCCACCAGCGACATGCCCGGCGGCGTGGTGAACGTCTTGACGGGCCACGCCAAGGAGCTGGGCCCCGTCATGGCCAAGCACCGCGAGGTCTTCGGCTTCGACGTCTGGACGGAAGACGACGCGCTCTCCAAGACCATCGAGGAGCTTGGCTCCGACAACGTCAAGCGCGTGAAGGTCCACAAGGCGATGCCGCTCGCGGCTTGGCTCGACGATTCAAAGGGGCAGGGCCTCTCCTGGATCGAGCGCTACCTCGAGACGAAGACGGTCTGGCATCCGGTCGGCATCTGA
- a CDS encoding protein kinase: protein MAGPDRLGPYEVRAKLAEGGMAIIYLGRRVVGSGPPFVALKVIKEEYAKNPEFVDMFVDEARIVAKLDHPNIVKLYDAGREGDRLYFAMELLMGQSLWNVWQACRERTVRVRYDLAADVGARVAEGLHHAHELRDAKGVSQELVHRDVNQTNIFLTYDGQVKVIDFGLAKALGRISRTGAGVVKGKLAYMSPEQTTGRRIDRRTDVFALGTTLYEITVDQRLFRGKDDAATLRAVHDAAVPDAQSLVAGYPTWLWEVVKKSLARDASDRYQSAEEMARALDACSLMGGRRLSATSVAEVLAVLFQHEQSRQAAWFAEASAPDLADAAMPTLRPPTAHGSFTPMGLVLAPSSELFAPPSTPPEVPGDAAKASEATPHELPAPPKIPFASVPPAVRPEDPDRTTATSRTPQRTGPSFAVMLLAACVAIGLVGAVLALLLR from the coding sequence ATGGCCGGCCCCGATCGCCTAGGACCCTACGAGGTCCGCGCAAAGCTCGCCGAGGGTGGCATGGCGATCATCTACCTCGGTCGCCGCGTCGTCGGCTCGGGGCCGCCCTTCGTCGCCCTCAAGGTCATCAAAGAAGAGTACGCGAAGAACCCAGAGTTCGTGGACATGTTCGTCGACGAGGCGCGCATCGTCGCGAAGCTCGACCACCCCAACATCGTGAAGCTCTACGACGCGGGCCGCGAAGGCGACCGGCTCTACTTCGCGATGGAGCTCTTGATGGGGCAGTCGCTTTGGAACGTTTGGCAGGCCTGCCGGGAGCGCACGGTGCGCGTTCGCTACGATCTCGCGGCTGACGTGGGCGCCCGCGTGGCCGAGGGCCTGCACCACGCGCACGAGCTTCGTGACGCGAAGGGCGTGTCGCAGGAGCTGGTGCATCGCGACGTCAACCAAACGAACATCTTTCTCACCTACGACGGCCAGGTGAAGGTCATCGACTTCGGGCTCGCAAAGGCCCTCGGACGCATCTCGCGAACAGGCGCCGGCGTCGTCAAAGGCAAGCTCGCGTACATGTCTCCCGAGCAGACCACGGGGCGCCGCATCGATCGGCGCACCGACGTCTTCGCCCTTGGGACGACGCTCTACGAAATCACCGTCGACCAACGGCTCTTTCGAGGCAAAGACGACGCGGCGACGCTGCGCGCGGTCCACGACGCGGCGGTCCCCGACGCGCAATCGCTCGTGGCGGGCTACCCCACGTGGCTTTGGGAGGTCGTCAAGAAGTCACTCGCGCGTGACGCGAGCGATCGCTACCAGTCGGCCGAGGAGATGGCGCGTGCCTTGGATGCCTGTTCGCTCATGGGCGGTCGACGCCTGTCGGCGACCTCTGTCGCGGAAGTGCTCGCGGTCCTCTTCCAACACGAGCAGTCACGGCAGGCGGCCTGGTTCGCGGAAGCGAGCGCGCCGGATCTCGCCGACGCGGCGATGCCCACGCTCCGGCCGCCGACGGCGCACGGCTCGTTCACGCCGATGGGCCTCGTGCTCGCGCCGTCGTCGGAGCTCTTCGCACCGCCGAGCACGCCGCCGGAGGTGCCCGGTGACGCGGCGAAGGCATCCGAAGCGACGCCGCACGAGCTGCCGGCGCCGCCCAAGATCCCGTTCGCGTCGGTGCCGCCGGCGGTGCGACCGGAGGATCCGGACCGCACGACCGCGACCTCGCGCACGCCGCAGCGCACCGGACCAAGCTTCGCCGTCATGCTCCTCGCCGCGTGCGTCGCGATCGGTCTCGTGGGCGCCGTGCTGGCGCTTCTGCTTCGCTGA
- a CDS encoding type II toxin-antitoxin system PemK/MazF family toxin, whose protein sequence is MISRGEIRWFRFASPDKRRPVLILGREDVLPSLAQVPVVPLSTQVRGLAWEVALGPDDGLPTPCVLKPEWIRIVERQDVGPVLGRLPDARWPEVRAAILDVLGL, encoded by the coding sequence TTGATCAGCCGCGGCGAGATTCGGTGGTTCCGCTTCGCGTCGCCCGACAAGCGGCGCCCAGTTCTCATCCTGGGCCGCGAGGACGTGCTCCCTTCGCTGGCCCAGGTCCCGGTTGTGCCGCTCTCGACGCAGGTAAGAGGCCTTGCGTGGGAAGTGGCGCTTGGTCCTGATGATGGCCTTCCGACGCCTTGCGTCTTGAAGCCGGAATGGATCCGCATTGTCGAACGGCAAGACGTTGGCCCGGTCTTGGGACGGCTCCCCGACGCGCGGTGGCCGGAAGTGCGCGCCGCTATCCTAGACGTGCTGGGACTGTAG
- a CDS encoding ferredoxin:thioredoxin reductase: MASEVAKAKVRKFVETYAAKGPYGLYPEAPVVESVIDGLAENLEAHGKLYCPCVPIEDALARGRELVCPCTPHHDDIARQGHCDCSLFAAKDFVVLRRPVVKDGGNGGP, encoded by the coding sequence ATGGCCTCGGAGGTCGCGAAGGCGAAGGTGCGAAAATTCGTCGAGACGTATGCGGCCAAAGGTCCGTACGGGCTCTACCCCGAGGCGCCGGTCGTCGAGAGCGTCATCGACGGCCTGGCGGAGAACCTCGAGGCCCACGGCAAGTTGTATTGCCCCTGCGTGCCCATCGAAGATGCGCTCGCGCGGGGGCGTGAGCTCGTCTGTCCTTGCACGCCGCATCACGACGACATCGCGCGGCAGGGCCACTGCGACTGCTCGCTGTTCGCGGCGAAAGACTTCGTGGTGCTGCGCCGTCCGGTGGTGAAGGACGGCGGGAACGGCGGGCCGTGA
- the argC gene encoding N-acetyl-gamma-glutamyl-phosphate reductase: MAKRFKAAIIGGSGYGGGELMRRLLQHPDVELVRVASIDHVGEPVWAVHPNLEGQTELTFQGLPPAEAAAGMDVVLLGLPHKVSATQMPALMQSGARVVDLSGDFRLRDAAVYKKYYGAEHPCPAHLTDGSFVYGLPELHREAIKKAHYVASPGCFATTIELALLPLARAGLLKGDVEVVGITGSSGSGIAPSAGTHHPVRHMNLRTYKPLDHQHIPEVAQTLTDAGAYDLRLRFVPVSAPLSRGIFVTCFAHVDEATGAEAIRALYNEAYAKEPFVRVPAKRLPEVVAVKGTNYAEVGVQPADAPADGTRVVACFAVTDNLIKGGAGQAIQSMNLMLGLGERLTLEDPGGYP, encoded by the coding sequence ATGGCGAAGCGTTTCAAGGCCGCGATCATCGGCGGCAGCGGTTACGGCGGCGGCGAGCTCATGCGGCGGCTCCTCCAGCACCCCGACGTCGAGCTCGTGCGGGTCGCGAGCATCGACCACGTGGGCGAGCCGGTGTGGGCCGTTCACCCGAACCTCGAGGGACAAACAGAGCTCACCTTCCAAGGCCTCCCGCCGGCGGAAGCCGCGGCGGGCATGGACGTGGTGCTCCTCGGCTTGCCCCACAAAGTGAGCGCGACGCAGATGCCGGCGCTCATGCAGAGCGGCGCGCGCGTCGTCGACCTCTCCGGTGACTTTCGCCTGCGCGACGCCGCGGTCTACAAGAAGTATTACGGCGCCGAGCACCCCTGCCCCGCTCACCTGACCGACGGCTCGTTCGTCTACGGCCTCCCCGAGCTTCACCGCGAGGCCATCAAGAAGGCACACTACGTCGCCTCCCCGGGCTGCTTCGCGACGACCATCGAGCTTGCCCTCTTGCCGCTCGCGCGCGCCGGCCTGCTCAAGGGCGACGTCGAGGTCGTTGGCATCACCGGCTCGTCGGGGAGCGGCATCGCGCCGAGCGCTGGCACGCACCATCCCGTGCGTCACATGAACCTCCGAACGTACAAGCCGCTCGACCACCAACACATCCCCGAGGTCGCGCAGACCTTGACCGACGCCGGCGCGTACGACCTTCGCTTGCGTTTCGTTCCCGTGAGCGCGCCCTTGTCGCGCGGGATCTTCGTCACGTGTTTCGCACACGTCGACGAAGCGACCGGCGCCGAGGCGATCCGTGCGCTTTACAACGAGGCCTACGCGAAGGAGCCGTTCGTTCGCGTGCCGGCGAAGCGCCTGCCGGAGGTCGTGGCCGTCAAGGGCACCAACTACGCGGAGGTCGGCGTGCAGCCCGCCGACGCGCCGGCCGACGGCACCCGCGTGGTCGCCTGTTTCGCCGTGACCGACAACCTCATCAAGGGCGGCGCGGGCCAGGCCATCCAGTCGATGAACCTGATGCTCGGTCTTGGCGAGCGCCTCACACTCGAGGATCCGGGGGGCTACCCGTGA
- a CDS encoding 30S ribosomal protein S21: MPSEAIQCRPLEVVVSDRGIERAIKMLKRKLASEGVLRELKMRRHYMKPSVKRRKKQAEAARRRRKRAKMDAAPPKTP; the protein is encoded by the coding sequence ATGCCCAGCGAAGCGATTCAGTGCAGGCCTCTCGAAGTCGTCGTTAGCGACCGAGGGATCGAGCGCGCCATCAAGATGCTCAAGCGAAAGCTCGCCTCGGAGGGTGTCCTCCGCGAGCTCAAGATGCGACGCCACTACATGAAGCCGAGCGTCAAGCGCCGCAAGAAGCAGGCGGAAGCCGCTCGTCGCCGCCGCAAGCGAGCGAAGATGGACGCCGCGCCGCCGAAGACGCCGTGA